One genomic window of Phoenix dactylifera cultivar Barhee BC4 chromosome 6, palm_55x_up_171113_PBpolish2nd_filt_p, whole genome shotgun sequence includes the following:
- the LOC103707498 gene encoding probable 1-acyl-sn-glycerol-3-phosphate acyltransferase 4, producing MNGSTSNEGKYLIGNRKQMEACEPLNSKNRPKRCRLTPLRVFRGVLCLVILLSTAFMMLIYWAPVTALLLRLFSVHYSRKATSILFGTWLSLWPFLFEKINKTKVVFSGESVPEKERVLLFANHRTEVDWMYLWDLALRKGRLGYIKYILKSSLMKLPIFSWGFHILEFIPVERKWEVDEAIMWKRLSAFKDPQDPLWLAVFPEGTDYTEQKCIKSQQFAAENGLPILRNVLLPKTKGFNSCLEALRNSLDAVYDITIGYKHRCPLFIDNVFGVDPSEVHIHVQRILPHEIPASENEVAAWLIERFRLKDQQLSDFLSLGYFPHQGTEGDLSTPTCLVKCFVVITLTSIFIYLTLFSSVLFKIYASLSFTLLSFVTYFGIQPQPVLGSVKGLFCGKKTC from the exons ATGAATGGTTCTACTTCTAATGAAGGCAAATATTTGATTGGAAACCGGAAGCAGATGGAGGCTTGTGAGCCTCTGAATTCAAAAAATCGACCAAAACGCTGCCGTTTAACTCCATTGAGGGTATTCAGGGGTGTTCTATGTTTGGTGATATTACTTTCAACTGCGTTTATGATGTTAATATATTGGGCCCCTGTGACTGCTCTTTTATTGCGTCTTTTTAGTGTACATTACAGCAGGAAGGCAACCTCCATTCTATTTGGAACATGGCTATCTTTGTGGCCTTTTCTGTTCGAGAAAATTAATAAGACAAAGGTAGTTTTTTCTGGTGAAAGTGTTCCTGAAAAGGAGCGAGTATTGCTTTTTGCTAACCACAGAACTGAAGTTGATTGGATGTATTTGTGGGATCTTGCATTGAGAAAGGGTCGCTTGGGATATATCAAGTATATTCTTAAGAGCAGTCTGATGAAATTGCCTATATTTAGCTGGGGATTTCACATTTTAGAGTTCATTCCAGTAGAGAGAAAGTGGGAAGTTGATGAAGCAATCATGTGGAAAAGGCTTTCAGCTTTCAAAGATCCCCAAGATCCACTCTGGCTTGCAGTTTTTCCAGAGGGCACTGACTATAC TGAACAGAAGTGCATCAAAAGCCAGCAGTTTGCAGCTGAGAATGGCTTACCAATCCTCAGAAATGTGCTTCTTCCCAAAACAAAGGGTTTCAATTCTTGTTTGGAAGCTCTCAGGAACTCCTTAGATGCAG TTTACGATATCACCATTGGTTACAAACACCGTTGTCCGCTTTTTATTGACAATGTGTTTGGTGTGGATCCTTCTGAAGTCCATATACATGTCCAACGCATCCTGCCTCATGAAATCCCAGCATCTGAAAATGAGGTAGCCGCATGGTTGATAGAGAGGTTCAGGCTCAAGGACCAACAACTCTccgattttctctctctagggtATTTTCCTCACCAAGGAACTGAAGGAGATCTATCAACACCAACATGCCTGGTGAAATGTTTTGTGGTAATTACTTTGACTAGCATATTCATATACCTTACACTTTTCTCATCTGTTCTGTTCAAAATTTATGCATCATTAAGCTTTACTTTACTTTCATTTGTAACCTACTTTGGTATACAACCACAACCAGTATTAGGTTCTGTGAAGGGCTTGTTCTGTGGCAAGAAAACATGCTAG